A single window of Paenibacillus sp. SYP-B4298 DNA harbors:
- a CDS encoding carbohydrate ABC transporter permease, with translation MLTFVKTHLLSLNNWKGWLWSMVRFVLITGLSFVIIFPILKKISVAIKDRSDLYSPVVVWIPENFSWANFSNAIKFMDYWKTLLNTFSLSGTTTILTVIACALAGYGFARLKFKGSNLLFGCVILTILVPPTTILIPMYLNLKDFTLFGIIPLITGKPVNLLNTYWPFILTSATAMSFKAGLFIFIFRQFFRGIPKEVEEAAYVDGANVTKTFTRIMLPNSLPSILTVSLFSFVWQWNDSFYTTTYLTSSKVMATQLSSLPYNLQRLQNGGSAEDPFYLSMVQDTGILLAILPLIIIYLFVQRHFVESVERTGIVG, from the coding sequence ATGTTGACATTTGTGAAAACCCATCTGCTATCGCTGAACAATTGGAAGGGATGGCTGTGGTCCATGGTTCGCTTTGTGCTCATTACCGGGCTGTCCTTTGTCATTATCTTTCCGATCTTGAAGAAAATATCGGTAGCCATCAAGGACAGATCCGATCTGTATTCGCCAGTTGTGGTCTGGATTCCAGAGAATTTTTCCTGGGCGAATTTCAGCAATGCGATTAAGTTCATGGATTATTGGAAGACGCTGCTAAATACATTTTCTTTGTCGGGAACGACCACTATACTGACGGTGATCGCCTGCGCGCTGGCAGGGTATGGATTTGCGAGGCTGAAGTTCAAGGGGAGCAATCTGCTGTTCGGATGCGTCATCCTGACGATTCTGGTACCGCCGACGACGATACTGATCCCGATGTATCTCAATCTGAAGGATTTCACCCTGTTCGGCATTATTCCGCTGATTACCGGCAAACCGGTGAATCTGCTCAATACGTATTGGCCGTTCATCTTAACCTCGGCCACGGCGATGTCGTTCAAGGCAGGCTTGTTCATCTTCATCTTCCGGCAGTTCTTCCGGGGCATCCCGAAGGAAGTGGAGGAGGCGGCGTATGTGGACGGGGCTAATGTGACCAAGACCTTCACCCGGATCATGCTGCCGAACTCGCTGCCATCCATCCTGACGGTCAGTCTGTTCTCATTCGTCTGGCAATGGAATGACAGCTTCTATACGACGACTTATCTGACCTCAAGCAAGGTAATGGCTACACAGCTCTCGTCCTTGCCCTATAATTTGCAGCGGCTGCAAAATGGCGGCTCGGCGGAGGATCCGTTCTACCTGAGCATGGTACAGGATACAGGGATTCTGCTGGCTATTCTGCCGCTAATTATCATTTATCTGTTCGTTCAGCGTCATTTTGTAGAGAGTGTGGAGCGGACGGGAATCGTAGGGTAA
- a CDS encoding Gfo/Idh/MocA family protein: protein MNHVRIGIIGIGSMGSAHARELMAGKVAHAELTAVCDVRPERLEWAQQHLGQHIARFDQPGELLRSGTVDAVLIATPHYDHPTLSIEALQQGLHTLIEKPAGVYTKAVAEMNAVALQSGKVFAIMYNQRTNPLYRKLKDLIDSGELGELKRSIWIITNWYRPQSYYDSGSWRATWAGEGGGVLLNQDPHQLDLWQWMCGMPKRVRAFMSFGKYRNIEVEDDVTAYVEYDNGATGLFVTTTGEAPGTNRLEVTGDRGKIVIEDNKLTFWRLRVPESQFNREFKGGFGSPECWKCDIPAYGDNSQHLGIMRNWVEAIRNGTELIAPGIEGIHGLTLSNAMHLSAWTDDWAELPLDEELFYTKLQDRIAASTFRKEAANIALDVTGTH, encoded by the coding sequence ATGAACCATGTACGAATCGGTATCATCGGCATCGGCAGCATGGGCTCCGCTCATGCCAGAGAGCTCATGGCGGGCAAGGTGGCTCATGCCGAGCTGACCGCTGTATGCGATGTGCGTCCTGAGAGACTGGAATGGGCGCAGCAGCATCTGGGTCAGCACATCGCGCGATTCGATCAGCCGGGGGAGCTGCTCCGCTCCGGGACTGTGGATGCCGTATTAATCGCCACCCCGCATTATGATCATCCGACGCTGTCGATCGAAGCTCTCCAGCAGGGTCTTCATACGTTGATCGAGAAGCCGGCAGGCGTCTACACCAAGGCAGTAGCCGAGATGAATGCGGTCGCTCTGCAGAGTGGCAAAGTATTCGCCATTATGTACAATCAGCGCACCAATCCGCTGTACCGCAAGCTCAAGGACTTGATTGACTCAGGAGAGCTTGGCGAGTTGAAGCGTTCGATCTGGATTATTACGAATTGGTATCGGCCGCAGAGCTACTATGATTCCGGTAGCTGGCGCGCCACCTGGGCTGGAGAAGGCGGCGGCGTGCTGCTCAACCAGGACCCGCATCAGCTCGATCTGTGGCAATGGATGTGCGGGATGCCCAAGCGGGTGCGGGCCTTCATGTCTTTTGGCAAATATCGCAATATTGAGGTGGAGGACGACGTTACAGCGTATGTGGAATATGACAATGGCGCCACCGGACTGTTCGTCACGACAACAGGCGAAGCGCCAGGCACGAACCGGCTGGAGGTCACCGGGGATCGCGGCAAAATTGTCATCGAGGACAACAAGCTCACCTTCTGGAGACTCCGTGTGCCCGAGAGCCAATTCAACCGGGAATTCAAAGGCGGATTCGGCAGCCCGGAATGCTGGAAATGCGACATCCCCGCCTATGGAGATAATTCACAGCATCTGGGGATTATGAGAAACTGGGTAGAGGCGATTCGGAATGGAACGGAACTCATTGCTCCCGGTATCGAGGGAATTCACGGCTTGACTCTCTCCAATGCAATGCATCTCTCCGCCTGGACAGATGACTGGGCAGAGCTGCCGCTGGATGAGGAGCTGTTCTACACGAAGCTCCAGGACAGGATCGCGGCCTCTACCTTCCGTAAGGAAGCAGCGAACATTGCGCTTGATGTGACAGGAACCCATTAA
- a CDS encoding sugar phosphate isomerase/epimerase family protein: MSRFILSAFADEIDTDLNTQMDVLEQHGIKHIEMRGVGGRLIVDYTLDEAREIKRALDARGFRLSALGSPTGKIGITDEFGPHLEQFKHTVELARLLECRYIRMFSFYIPKGEAPEDYRDEVIARWSQFVQAAAGSGLVLLHENEHGIYGDTPERCLDLVQSLQSDQVQLIFDFANFVQCGVVNYPDAYELLEKHIAYIHVKDALRTNGSVVPAGDGDGHVREILQRLSASGYDGFLSLEPHLWSYSDFSRLEADSPGYALPEGSAKRFAVAVHAIKKLLSEIQDEHHREEA, translated from the coding sequence ATGAGTCGATTTATATTATCCGCTTTCGCAGATGAGATCGATACCGATCTGAACACTCAGATGGATGTATTGGAACAGCACGGCATCAAGCATATTGAAATGCGCGGGGTGGGCGGCAGGCTGATTGTAGACTACACATTAGACGAAGCCAGAGAAATTAAGCGCGCTCTGGATGCAAGAGGCTTCAGGCTATCCGCCTTAGGCTCCCCTACAGGCAAGATTGGCATCACGGACGAATTCGGGCCTCATCTTGAACAGTTCAAGCATACTGTAGAGCTCGCAAGGCTGCTGGAGTGCCGTTATATCCGTATGTTCAGCTTTTATATTCCCAAGGGAGAGGCCCCGGAAGACTATCGTGATGAGGTGATCGCTCGCTGGAGCCAATTCGTCCAGGCGGCAGCGGGCAGTGGATTGGTGCTGCTGCATGAGAATGAGCATGGCATCTACGGTGACACCCCCGAACGCTGTCTTGATCTTGTGCAATCACTGCAGAGCGATCAGGTGCAGCTCATCTTCGACTTCGCCAACTTCGTCCAATGCGGCGTCGTCAATTACCCTGATGCATATGAGCTGCTGGAGAAGCATATTGCATACATCCATGTTAAGGACGCCCTGCGCACGAACGGCTCCGTCGTGCCAGCCGGGGACGGCGACGGCCATGTCAGAGAAATATTGCAGCGACTATCCGCAAGCGGTTACGATGGCTTCCTGTCCCTGGAGCCGCATCTGTGGTCCTATTCGGATTTCTCCAGATTGGAAGCGGATTCTCCAGGGTACGCGCTGCCAGAGGGATCTGCCAAGCGGTTCGCTGTGGCTGTACACGCGATCAAGAAGCTGCTAAGCGAAATACAGGATGAGCATCACCGGGAGGAGGCTTGA